One window from the genome of Hoplias malabaricus isolate fHopMal1 chromosome X2, fHopMal1.hap1, whole genome shotgun sequence encodes:
- the LOC136677502 gene encoding sialic acid-binding Ig-like lectin 15 has translation MKFIGVLFITIYSFVGVDGAIEMDDPKPLTGYIQKSLTVPCTFRVIPDQPIKSATVTWRKDQNYEGVLLYQCIRNSDLSGNCSSTVEHYSFGGNLDEKNISLKINNVTLNDAGLYFCRIELEEKVNWYSSKNITLTVKVASELKRIYFQTNGSGQHRVTCEVFGDPPPKVSFTQPKNMASQIIVESGVFTASYSLIASSNTSYTCQIDGENNPSTLSIDNLESSPCIKSAPSSKSERLIFSSVLGVLMALLGLSIIVIVRLLVIWKRMAAAPNAENVYYNYPAKPDTDGVYMNARKTPKK, from the exons ATGAAGTTCATTGGTGTTCTATTTATCACCATTTACAGTTTTGTAG GTGTTGATGGTGCTATAGAAATGGATGATCCAAAACCTTTAACTGGCTATATCCAGAAAAGTCTCACAGTCCCCTGCACATTTAGAGTTATACCAGATCAACCAATTAAAAGTGCAACTGTAACTTGGAGGAAGGATCAAAATTATGAAGGTGTTCTCCTCTACCAGTGTATAAGGAACAGTGACTTATCTGGGAACTGcagcagcacagtggagcaCTATTCTTTTGGGGGAAACCTCGATGAGAAGAACATATCCCTGAAGATAAATAATGTCACACTGAATGACGCTGGATTATATTTCTGTCGCATCGAACTGGAAGAGAAGGTGAACTGGTATTCATCAAAGAACATTACCCTAACAGTGAAAG TGGCCAGTGAACTGAAGCGTATTTATTTCCAGACTAATGGGTCTGGGCAGCACAGGGTGACATGTGAGGTTTTTGGTGATCCTCCACCAAAAGTGAGCTTTACCCAGCCGAAAAACATGGCTTCCCAGATAATCGTAGAGTCTGGTGTGTTCACAGCTTCCTACTCTCTCATTGCCTCCAGCAACACCAGCTACACATGTCAGATAGACGGAGAGAACAATCCAAGCACACTATCAATAGACAACCTGGAATCTTCACCATGTATAAAATCAGCTCCATCTTCAAAATCTGAACGTTTAATCTTTTCTTCTGTGCTTGGAGTACTGATGGCCTTATTAGGGTTGAGTATCATTGTCATCGTCCGTTTGCTGGTAATCTGGAAGAGAATGG ctgCTGCTCCCAATGCAGAGAATGTCTATTACAATTATCCTGCCAAGCCTGACAC aGATGGAGTCTATATGAACGCCCGGAAAACTccaaaaaaatga